A genomic segment from Paraburkholderia hayleyella encodes:
- a CDS encoding polyamine ABC transporter substrate-binding protein has product MKKQWVNRLALLAVCAATGAPWLNAAAKDTQLNIYNWSDYIAKDTIPNFTKQTGIKVRYDNYDSDDTLQAKLLTGNSGYDIVVPTSNYAGKQIAAGIFMPLDKARLPNLKYLDPALMALVAGADPGNTYVVPWAYGTTGLGYNVTKAQQALGKNVPLDSWDVLFKPENVSKLKACGVSVLDAPDQVFAAALHYLGRDPVSANPDDYRAALALLKTIRPYITQFNSSGYINDLVGGDVCFAYGFSGDVVIAKHRALEAKKSYKIEYYIPKGGAPIWFDVMAIPKDAPHKDAALEWINYIETPQVHAAITNTVFYPNANLEARKYVNKDVANDPAVYPPPEVIKTLYLLKPLPPAIQRLQTRLWTELKSGR; this is encoded by the coding sequence ATGAAAAAACAGTGGGTGAACCGGCTGGCACTGCTGGCTGTATGCGCCGCAACGGGCGCACCGTGGCTGAACGCGGCGGCCAAAGACACGCAACTGAACATATACAACTGGTCGGATTACATCGCCAAAGACACGATTCCGAACTTCACGAAGCAAACCGGTATCAAGGTCCGCTACGACAACTACGATAGCGACGACACACTACAGGCCAAGCTTTTAACCGGTAATTCCGGCTACGACATCGTCGTGCCGACGAGCAATTACGCGGGCAAGCAGATCGCCGCGGGCATTTTCATGCCGCTCGATAAAGCCAGACTGCCGAATCTGAAATACCTCGATCCCGCGCTGATGGCGCTGGTAGCGGGCGCGGATCCGGGCAACACGTATGTCGTGCCCTGGGCTTATGGCACGACGGGCCTGGGTTACAACGTGACGAAAGCCCAGCAGGCGCTGGGCAAGAACGTGCCGCTCGATAGCTGGGACGTGCTTTTCAAGCCCGAGAATGTATCGAAACTCAAGGCCTGCGGGGTCTCGGTGCTCGATGCGCCCGATCAGGTCTTTGCTGCCGCGCTGCACTATCTGGGCCGCGATCCGGTGAGCGCTAACCCGGACGATTACCGGGCTGCGCTGGCCTTGCTCAAGACCATTCGTCCGTACATCACGCAGTTCAATTCATCGGGCTATATCAACGATCTGGTGGGCGGCGACGTGTGCTTTGCCTACGGTTTTTCAGGCGATGTCGTGATTGCCAAGCATCGCGCGCTCGAAGCCAAAAAATCCTACAAGATCGAGTACTACATTCCGAAGGGCGGTGCGCCGATCTGGTTCGATGTGATGGCGATCCCCAAGGATGCACCGCACAAGGACGCCGCGCTCGAATGGATCAACTACATCGAAACCCCGCAAGTGCATGCGGCCATTACCAATACCGTGTTCTATCCGAACGCCAATCTTGAAGCGCGCAAGTATGTGAACAAGGACGTCGCCAATGATCCCGCGGTCTATCCTCCGCCAGAGGTCATCAAAACGCTGTACCTGCTCAAACCGCTGCCGCCAGCGATTCAGCGGCTCCAGACCCGGCTGTGGACCGAACTGAAGTCTGGCCGTTAA
- a CDS encoding TOBE domain-containing protein, with product MALARSLVKRPKLLLLDEPMSALDKQIRQRTQIELVNILEQVGVTCIMVTHDQEEAMTMAGRLAVMSEGEIIQLGTPHEIYEYPNSRFTAEFIGSTNLFEGTVIEDEPDHVFIETPDLPRRLYVSHGISGPLGMPVSVSVRPERISLTRKPPESAYNWGHGVVTNIAYMGGYSLYHVKLDAGKTLVAHVSSLALSEIDTPTWGDEVYVRWGTTAGVVLRS from the coding sequence GTGGCGCTGGCGCGTAGCCTGGTGAAGCGGCCCAAGCTGCTGCTGCTCGATGAGCCGATGTCCGCGCTCGACAAGCAGATTCGCCAGCGCACACAAATCGAGCTGGTGAATATCCTGGAGCAGGTGGGGGTGACATGCATCATGGTTACGCACGACCAGGAAGAAGCGATGACGATGGCCGGCCGGCTCGCGGTCATGAGCGAAGGCGAAATCATCCAGCTTGGCACACCGCATGAAATCTATGAGTACCCCAACAGCCGGTTTACGGCCGAGTTCATCGGCTCGACCAATCTGTTCGAGGGCACGGTGATCGAAGACGAGCCCGATCATGTTTTTATCGAAACGCCTGATTTGCCGCGGCGCCTGTATGTGAGCCATGGCATTAGCGGGCCGCTGGGCATGCCCGTCAGCGTGTCGGTTCGTCCGGAACGTATTTCGCTCACGCGCAAGCCTCCCGAGAGCGCTTATAACTGGGGCCATGGCGTGGTCACGAATATCGCGTACATGGGGGGCTACTCGCTTTATCACGTGAAGCTCGACGCAGGTAAAACCCTTGTCGCGCATGTTTCAAGCCTCGCGCTCTCCGAAATCGACACCCCCACCTGGGGCGATGAGGTGTATGTGCGTTGGGGCACAACTGCTGGCGTGGTGCTGCGCTCATGA
- a CDS encoding ABC transporter permease subunit — translation MKRLLTTLASWPVRRFALTGRSAVVAGPFVWLLLFFLVPFLLVVKISFADLQLGIPPYTELTSFKDGVFHLALDLSHYAFLLNDSLYFATYVNSVVVAAITTLLCLLLGYPMAYYIARSNPASRNLLLMAVMLPFWTSFLIRVYAWIGILKNNGLLNQFLLWLGIIHAPIELYRTNTAVYIGMVYSYLPFLVMPLYAHLVKMDLTLLEAAYNLGARPWKAFLQITLPLSKNGIIAGCLLVFIPAVGEYVIPELLGGANTLMIGRVMWNEFFDNADWPMASAVTCAMVLLLLVPMALFQHAQARALEEKGK, via the coding sequence ATGAAACGCCTACTCACCACCCTCGCTAGCTGGCCTGTGCGCCGTTTCGCGCTGACCGGGCGCAGCGCTGTCGTTGCTGGGCCTTTCGTCTGGCTGCTGCTGTTTTTTCTGGTGCCGTTTTTGCTGGTCGTCAAAATCAGTTTTGCCGATCTGCAACTGGGCATTCCCCCTTATACCGAGCTGACCTCGTTCAAGGACGGGGTGTTCCATCTCGCGCTCGATCTGTCGCATTACGCGTTCCTGCTGAACGACAGCCTGTATTTCGCTACCTATGTGAATTCGGTGGTGGTCGCGGCGATCACCACGCTGCTGTGTCTGCTGCTGGGTTATCCGATGGCGTATTACATCGCGCGCTCAAACCCGGCTAGCCGCAACCTGCTTCTGATGGCGGTGATGCTGCCGTTCTGGACGTCGTTTCTGATTCGCGTGTATGCATGGATCGGCATCCTGAAGAACAACGGGCTGCTGAACCAGTTTCTGCTCTGGCTCGGCATCATTCATGCTCCCATCGAGCTTTATCGCACCAATACCGCGGTGTATATCGGCATGGTGTATTCGTATCTGCCGTTCCTCGTGATGCCGCTCTACGCGCACCTCGTGAAGATGGACCTGACGCTGCTCGAGGCGGCCTATAACCTCGGCGCGCGGCCATGGAAGGCGTTCTTGCAGATCACCTTGCCGCTCTCGAAGAACGGCATCATCGCGGGCTGCCTGCTGGTCTTCATTCCGGCAGTGGGCGAATACGTGATCCCCGAGCTGCTTGGCGGCGCCAATACGCTCATGATCGGCCGCGTGATGTGGAATGAGTTTTTCGATAACGCTGACTGGCCCATGGCCTCCGCGGTGACTTGCGCGATGGTGCTGCTGCTGCTTGTGCCTATGGCGCTGTTTCAGCATGCCCAGGCCCGGGCGCTGGAGGAAAAGGGCAAATGA
- a CDS encoding ABC transporter permease subunit, with the protein MKPNRLLQITALGIGFLFLYIPILSLIVYSFNDSPLVTVWSGFSLRWYAALLRDDELIAATWLSLRIAVLTAFASVIIGTWAGFVLARMGRFRGFTLYTGMINAPLVIPEVIQGISLLLLFIEMGKWLGWPAGRGIFTIWIGHVMLCISYVAIIVQSRVRELHPSLEEAALDLGATPFRVFFAVTLPLISQALMAGWLLSFTLSIDDLILSAFLSGPGSTTLPLVVFSRVRLGLNPEMNALATIFITVVTVGVIGVNYFMLRAERRRTALAV; encoded by the coding sequence ATGAAGCCAAACCGCTTGTTGCAGATCACGGCGCTCGGCATCGGGTTTCTGTTCCTGTATATCCCGATCCTCAGCCTGATTGTTTATTCGTTTAATGATTCGCCGCTGGTGACGGTCTGGAGTGGCTTTTCGCTACGCTGGTATGCCGCGCTGCTACGCGATGACGAACTGATCGCCGCAACCTGGCTGTCGCTGCGGATCGCGGTGCTGACCGCGTTTGCCTCGGTGATTATCGGCACGTGGGCCGGGTTTGTGCTGGCGCGCATGGGCCGTTTTCGTGGCTTTACGCTCTATACCGGCATGATCAATGCCCCGCTGGTGATCCCCGAAGTCATCCAGGGTATTTCGCTGCTGCTGCTCTTCATCGAAATGGGCAAATGGCTCGGCTGGCCTGCCGGGCGCGGCATCTTCACGATCTGGATCGGCCACGTGATGCTGTGTATTTCATACGTGGCGATCATCGTGCAATCGCGCGTGCGCGAATTGCATCCGTCGCTGGAAGAAGCCGCGCTTGATCTAGGGGCAACGCCGTTCCGGGTATTTTTTGCCGTGACGCTACCCCTGATTTCCCAGGCGCTGATGGCGGGCTGGCTGCTGTCGTTCACGTTATCCATCGACGATCTGATCCTGTCAGCCTTTCTTTCAGGGCCTGGCTCGACAACTTTGCCGCTGGTGGTATTTTCGCGCGTGCGGCTGGGGCTCAATCCCGAGATGAACGCGCTGGCGACGATTTTTATCACGGTCGTGACGGTGGGCGTGATCGGTGTGAATTACTTTATGTTGCGCGCAGAGCGGCGGCGCACGGCGCTTGCTGTGTGA
- a CDS encoding class I SAM-dependent methyltransferase, with product MSLNSTQRFTGRVADYVKYRPSYPREIIAFLHDTCGVTPGAQVADIGAGTGISARLFIEAGHPVVAVEPNQAMREAADAWLGGQDEGLYRSVAGTAEATTLDAASVDLVIAAQAFHWFDLAKAKREFARILRPSGRVALFWNSRRLNGSPFLEGYEALLQRYGLDYSTVAERYANDAQMATWFGNGFLHQASFPNHQRLDLAGLQGRLMSSSYTPEVGHPNDEPMRKALRELFEQTQHDGVIDLVYDTRIYVGRVSAAGYQ from the coding sequence ATGAGTCTTAATTCCACGCAACGCTTCACCGGTCGCGTTGCCGATTACGTGAAATACCGCCCGAGTTATCCGCGCGAAATCATTGCGTTTTTGCATGACACCTGCGGCGTGACGCCTGGCGCGCAGGTAGCCGATATCGGCGCAGGCACGGGGATCTCGGCCAGGCTTTTCATCGAGGCGGGCCATCCGGTGGTGGCGGTTGAGCCCAACCAGGCGATGCGCGAAGCCGCCGACGCGTGGCTGGGCGGGCAGGACGAAGGCTTGTATCGCAGCGTGGCCGGGACTGCCGAAGCCACCACGCTGGATGCTGCCAGTGTCGATCTCGTGATCGCCGCGCAGGCATTCCACTGGTTCGATTTGGCTAAGGCAAAACGGGAATTTGCTCGTATTCTCAGGCCGTCTGGACGGGTTGCGCTGTTCTGGAATAGCCGGCGGCTTAACGGTTCGCCTTTTCTTGAAGGCTATGAAGCGCTGTTGCAGCGTTACGGCCTCGATTATTCGACGGTGGCGGAACGCTATGCCAACGATGCGCAGATGGCCACATGGTTCGGTAACGGTTTTTTGCATCAGGCAAGCTTTCCCAATCATCAGCGGCTGGATCTGGCCGGCTTGCAAGGACGCTTGATGTCGTCGTCTTATACGCCAGAGGTGGGACATCCGAATGATGAACCAATGCGAAAGGCGCTGCGTGAGCTCTTTGAGCAGACTCAGCACGACGGCGTGATTGACCTGGTGTACGACACCCGTATTTATGTGGGCCGCGTGAGTGCTGCGGGTTATCAATGA
- a CDS encoding filamentous hemagglutinin N-terminal domain-containing protein codes for MVSFETTAFFWPHSLAVFLSPYKTGAVYQINCTVVQSLLKEFIFRAVFHVIGNAVMSYMGLIFCHSEHMKKTLILKPIALALSMAAASQAYAVGQGTINLGAGSIETKGATTTVHQNDSKMVVDWNNMNVAKGETLNFDQKNRTDSVLNRVHSNDPTSILGALNATGNVFVVNPNGVLAGAGAKINVGSLVASSLNISDEDFKAGTLRFTGDGKGAIINQGEINATNLVALIGGGEVNNATSGNIKAGKNVALVSAGDVTLTTGTSSATVLMANGLALKIDSGSVNALVKNGGIIRTEDGSIKLNARAADALARSVINNTGTLEATSLNRPMSDEGIVLESLTLDGSIDIGGTLIANDKTTGMTYKGLGIKVTSGGSINVLDGATLKSKTSSKNPNPEIKNDEGKIIMNAYRDVNLGQATLATNDLQIMSRNVKTSAGKLPTLAIEDEWHKGSVSVSAAVDQGFLDVAMANTQTLLEISNRNQTETDKTEAGKTEAGKTEAGKTETGKTETGKTETGKTETGKTETGKTETGKTETGKTEAGKTEAGKTETGKTETGKTETGKTETGKTETGKTETGKTETGKTETGKTETGKTETGKTETGKTETGKTETGKTETGKTETGKTETGKTETGKTETGKTTDSGKTGTVDSVKAAKDALEQANRNYREANDKAYAELQDLKKRYRDGQISLNDFNLEKAKIGGKYQIDILVATQTRAEHEYKQARNNLNNPGKTTETGKTIETGKTTETGKTTETGKTTETGKTTETGKTIETGKTTDIGKTTDSGKTGTTDSVKVAKDALEQANRNYREANDKAYAELQDLKKRWRNGQISDNDYNLEKAKIGGKYQIDILVATQTRAEHEYKQARNNLNNPGKTTDTGKTTDTGKTTDTGKTTDTGKTTDIGKTTDIGKTTDSGKTGTTDSVKAAKDALEQANRNYREANEKAYAELQNLKKRWRDGQISHNDFNLEKVKIGTKYQIDILATAQTKAESNYRNINRIK; via the coding sequence GTGGTTTCTTTCGAAACCACCGCATTTTTTTGGCCGCATTCTCTTGCTGTTTTTTTATCGCCATATAAAACAGGTGCCGTATATCAGATCAACTGCACCGTCGTGCAAAGTCTGCTCAAAGAGTTCATATTTCGAGCGGTATTTCACGTAATCGGCAATGCAGTCATGTCATACATGGGCCTAATTTTCTGTCACTCAGAACATATGAAAAAAACTCTTATTCTCAAGCCCATTGCACTGGCGCTCTCCATGGCTGCCGCCTCACAGGCTTACGCGGTCGGCCAGGGCACAATCAATCTCGGTGCTGGCAGCATCGAAACAAAGGGTGCCACCACGACCGTCCACCAGAACGACAGCAAGATGGTCGTCGACTGGAACAATATGAATGTGGCAAAAGGCGAAACACTCAACTTCGACCAAAAAAACCGCACCGACTCCGTACTCAACCGGGTTCACTCCAACGACCCCACCTCCATTCTCGGTGCACTGAATGCAACCGGTAATGTCTTCGTGGTCAACCCCAATGGCGTGCTCGCCGGAGCGGGCGCCAAGATCAACGTCGGCAGCCTCGTCGCCTCCTCGCTGAACATCAGCGACGAAGACTTCAAGGCCGGCACGCTCCGCTTCACCGGCGATGGCAAAGGCGCGATCATCAACCAGGGCGAGATCAACGCAACCAACCTGGTCGCGCTGATCGGCGGCGGCGAAGTCAACAATGCCACCAGCGGCAACATTAAGGCTGGGAAAAATGTAGCCCTGGTTTCCGCTGGCGACGTCACCCTGACTACCGGAACCTCCTCAGCAACAGTGCTAATGGCCAACGGCCTTGCGCTCAAGATCGACAGTGGCAGCGTGAACGCACTGGTGAAAAACGGTGGCATTATCAGAACGGAGGACGGCAGCATCAAGCTGAATGCACGGGCCGCTGATGCGCTGGCACGCAGCGTCATCAACAACACCGGCACCCTGGAGGCCACAAGCCTTAACCGCCCAATGAGCGATGAGGGGATCGTACTGGAGAGCCTTACCCTGGACGGCTCCATCGATATCGGCGGCACGCTCATTGCAAACGACAAGACAACAGGTATGACCTATAAAGGGCTCGGCATCAAGGTCACGAGCGGCGGGTCGATCAATGTTCTCGATGGCGCCACGCTCAAATCGAAAACGAGCTCAAAGAACCCGAACCCTGAAATCAAAAATGACGAGGGTAAGATCATCATGAATGCCTACCGTGATGTGAATCTGGGTCAAGCGACACTCGCCACCAATGACCTCCAGATCATGAGCCGAAACGTTAAGACGAGCGCAGGCAAGCTGCCGACTCTCGCGATAGAGGATGAGTGGCATAAAGGTAGCGTGAGCGTCTCAGCAGCGGTGGACCAAGGCTTCTTGGACGTTGCTATGGCTAACACGCAGACCCTTCTAGAGATTTCTAACCGCAATCAGACTGAGACCGACAAGACTGAGGCCGGCAAGACCGAGGCCGGCAAGACCGAGGCCGGCAAGACCGAGACCGGCAAGACCGAGACCGGCAAAACCGAGACCGGCAAAACCGAGACCGGCAAAACCGAGACCGGCAAAACCGAGACCGGCAAAACCGAGACCGGCAAAACCGAGGCCGGCAAGACCGAGGCCGGCAAGACCGAGACCGGCAAGACCGAGACCGGCAAAACCGAGACCGGCAAAACCGAGACCGGCAAAACCGAGACCGGCAAAACCGAGACCGGCAAAACCGAGACCGGCAAAACCGAGACCGGCAAAACCGAGACCGGCAAAACCGAGACCGGCAAAACCGAGACCGGCAAAACCGAGACCGGCAAGACCGAGACCGGCAAAACCGAGACCGGCAAAACCGAGACCGGCAAAACCGAGACCGGCAAGACTGAGACCGGCAAGACTGAGACCGGCAAAACGACCGATTCCGGCAAGACTGGAACTGTCGATTCTGTGAAGGCCGCAAAAGATGCACTCGAACAAGCCAATCGCAACTATAGAGAGGCTAACGATAAAGCTTATGCAGAATTACAGGATTTGAAAAAACGCTATCGCGATGGTCAAATATCCCTCAACGACTTCAATTTGGAGAAAGCCAAGATCGGTGGGAAATATCAAATTGATATCCTCGTAGCAACTCAAACCCGAGCCGAACATGAGTACAAACAGGCTAGGAACAACCTGAATAATCCTGGCAAAACGACCGAGACCGGCAAGACGATCGAGACCGGCAAGACAACCGAGACCGGCAAGACAACCGAGACCGGCAAGACGACCGAGACCGGCAAGACGACCGAGACCGGCAAGACGATCGAGACCGGCAAGACAACCGATATCGGCAAAACGACCGATTCCGGCAAGACTGGAACTACCGATTCTGTGAAGGTCGCAAAAGATGCACTCGAACAAGCCAATCGCAACTATAGAGAGGCTAACGATAAAGCTTATGCAGAATTACAGGATTTGAAAAAACGCTGGCGCAATGGTCAAATATCCGACAACGACTACAACTTAGAGAAAGCCAAGATCGGTGGGAAATATCAAATTGATATCCTCGTAGCAACTCAAACCCGAGCCGAACATGAGTACAAACAGGCTAGGAACAACCTGAATAATCCTGGCAAGACGACTGATACCGGCAAGACAACCGATACCGGCAAGACAACCGATACCGGCAAAACAACCGATACCGGCAAAACGACCGATATCGGCAAGACAACCGATATCGGCAAAACGACCGATTCCGGCAAGACTGGAACTACCGATTCTGTGAAGGCCGCAAAAGATGCACTCGAACAAGCCAATCGCAACTATAGAGAGGCTAACGAGAAAGCTTATGCAGAATTACAGAATTTGAAAAAACGCTGGCGCGATGGTCAAATATCCCACAACGACTTCAACTTGGAGAAAGTCAAGATCGGTACGAAATATCAAATTGATATACTCGCAACAGCTCAAACCAAAGCCGAATCTAATTACAGGAATATTAATCGTATAAAGTAA